One Algibacter sp. L3A6 genomic region harbors:
- a CDS encoding AraC family transcriptional regulator codes for MQVIEAYKPFEIQEIELTDWKQRPVKNSFFELVLIKEGQGTQCINYNAHQYNKGSIFLLPPLKCHSFSIEQPTKFVFLKFTDTFFKSVNRITIDRNEWFKEASYILSNYNQLPGDIIKNEVDRNHLESLISMILQESRNYGESSINLVTSLMTSVLELLIRNIKKSSYFELPKNNSDDRITKMLSYINENLDKTELLKVENLSDVFMMSPTYVSEFFKKQVNMPLREYIIKAKLKQVEIRLLNSDFTLTQIADELGFTDVSHLSKTFKRYAGTSIREFKNNGEYILLKRGACAPSIRT; via the coding sequence ATGCAAGTAATTGAAGCTTACAAACCTTTTGAAATACAAGAAATAGAATTAACAGATTGGAAACAGCGCCCTGTGAAAAACAGCTTTTTCGAATTGGTTTTGATAAAGGAAGGTCAAGGCACACAATGTATTAACTACAACGCGCATCAGTATAATAAAGGGAGTATATTTTTATTACCACCTTTAAAATGTCACTCTTTTTCTATTGAACAACCTACAAAATTTGTGTTTTTAAAATTTACAGACACCTTTTTTAAGAGTGTAAACCGCATCACTATTGACAGAAATGAATGGTTTAAAGAAGCCTCGTATATACTATCAAACTACAATCAATTACCAGGTGATATAATAAAAAATGAGGTCGACAGAAACCATTTAGAAAGCTTGATCAGTATGATTTTACAAGAATCTAGAAATTATGGAGAATCGTCTATAAATCTTGTAACCAGCTTAATGACAAGTGTTTTAGAGTTATTAATTCGAAATATTAAAAAGAGTAGTTATTTTGAATTACCTAAAAATAATTCGGATGATAGAATTACTAAAATGCTAAGCTATATTAACGAAAATCTTGATAAAACGGAATTACTTAAAGTTGAAAACTTATCTGATGTGTTTATGATGTCTCCAACTTATGTTAGCGAATTCTTCAAAAAACAAGTAAACATGCCATTGCGAGAATATATAATCAAAGCAAAGCTAAAACAAGTAGAAATACGTTTACTAAACTCAGATTTTACATTAACTCAAATTGCAGACGAATTAGGCTTTACAGATGTGAGTCATCTTTCTAAAACCTTTAAACGTTATGCAGGCACTTCTATTCGTGAGTTTAAAAATAATGGTGAATATATACTACTGAAGCGAGGCGCTTGCGCTCCTAGTATTAGAACTTAG
- a CDS encoding group III truncated hemoglobin, protein MKDIENRVDVNKLVSEFYTIIRKDNMLGPIFNHHLTDEQWPPHIEKLTDFWVTNLFGEVCFKGNPSKAHIEVDKYLNHGMDQNHFNRWLQLWAATIDSLFIGALANRAKEASERMAIGQFSYVYKNRPEHCKF, encoded by the coding sequence ATGAAGGACATAGAAAACAGAGTTGATGTAAATAAACTAGTATCCGAGTTTTATACCATAATTAGAAAGGATAATATGTTAGGCCCCATTTTTAATCATCATTTAACTGATGAGCAATGGCCGCCACATATTGAAAAACTTACCGATTTTTGGGTTACTAATTTGTTCGGGGAAGTCTGTTTTAAAGGTAACCCAAGCAAAGCACATATTGAAGTTGATAAATACTTAAACCATGGTATGGATCAAAATCATTTTAATCGATGGTTACAACTTTGGGCTGCAACGATTGATAGTTTGTTTATTGGTGCATTAGCAAATCGAGCAAAAGAAGCTTCGGAACGAATGGCTATTGGGCAATTTTCTTATGTTTATAAAAATAGACCAGAACATTGTAAATTTTAA